From Bacteroidales bacterium, one genomic window encodes:
- the rho gene encoding transcription termination factor Rho, with protein sequence MYDIIELKAKSLDELLAIADKLNVAKAKSLSQEDLIYKILDEQALQAADKPIERPKRKPRERITKSKSVITVQPQGAITQREPVSAATGGRPVQNARNEQSQNVKGQNAKGQGVQKRGGRKGVQQQPAQSAQQSAVQPAQGPATQPAQQRSAAQPAQQRSAAQPAQQRPAAQPAQQRPADQPAQQRSAAQPAQQPARQRVEQPQDLFASEDAFINEQTSQEQIYEEPQQNQSANQNQAAGQNIGNNPVVSQNVGNNSAANQTVGNNNMNAGQNRQHQQNHLHSRQQNGASQNGNGQQNVGGQQNGNGQQNVGGQQNGNAQQNGNVPQNGNAQQQAISKIEFEGVVKANGVLEIMPDGYGFLRSPDYNYLNSPDDIYVSQSQIKLFGLKTGDTVFGEIKPPREGDKYFPLVKIDQINGRDPAFIRDRVPFDFLTPLFPNEKFEIIKNGHNNLSCRVVDMFTPIGKGQRGLIVAQPKTGKTVLLKEIANAIADNHPEVYLIVLLIDERPEEVTDMARSVKAEVVASTFDEPAERHVKVANIVLEKSKRLVECGHDVVILLDSITRLARAYNTVQPASGKVLSGGVDANALHKPKRFFGAARNVENGGSLTIIATALIDTGSKMDEVIFEEFKGTGNMELQLDRKLSNKRVFPAVDVTLSSTRRDDLLLDPETLRRTWILRNHLSDMTSVEAMEFMKSRLERTNSNEEFLISMNGDELK encoded by the coding sequence ATGTACGATATTATTGAATTGAAAGCCAAGAGCTTGGATGAGCTGCTGGCTATTGCCGACAAGCTGAATGTAGCTAAGGCAAAATCTCTTTCTCAGGAGGACCTCATTTATAAAATTTTAGATGAGCAAGCTCTTCAGGCTGCCGATAAGCCAATTGAGAGACCAAAGAGAAAACCGCGCGAGAGAATAACCAAGAGCAAATCAGTTATAACTGTTCAGCCGCAAGGTGCTATTACACAGAGAGAACCTGTTAGCGCTGCGACCGGAGGCCGTCCTGTTCAGAATGCCAGAAATGAGCAGTCTCAGAATGTCAAAGGTCAAAATGCAAAGGGCCAGGGTGTGCAAAAGAGGGGCGGACGTAAAGGGGTTCAGCAGCAGCCTGCTCAATCTGCTCAGCAGTCTGCAGTTCAACCTGCACAAGGTCCTGCAACTCAACCTGCACAGCAGCGTTCTGCAGCACAACCTGCACAGCAGCGTTCTGCAGCACAACCTGCACAGCAGCGCCCTGCAGCTCAACCTGCACAGCAGCGCCCTGCAGATCAACCTGCACAGCAGCGTTCTGCGGCTCAGCCGGCACAACAGCCTGCCCGTCAGAGAGTTGAGCAGCCTCAGGATTTGTTCGCCAGCGAGGATGCTTTTATAAATGAGCAGACTTCTCAGGAACAGATTTATGAAGAGCCACAGCAGAATCAGAGTGCTAATCAGAATCAGGCTGCCGGTCAGAATATTGGAAACAATCCTGTAGTTAGTCAGAATGTTGGAAATAATTCCGCAGCCAATCAGACTGTCGGGAATAATAATATGAATGCAGGTCAGAACAGACAGCATCAGCAGAATCACTTGCATAGCCGCCAGCAAAATGGCGCTTCTCAGAACGGCAACGGGCAGCAGAATGTCGGCGGACAGCAGAACGGCAACGGACAGCAGAATGTCGGCGGACAGCAGAACGGCAACGCTCAGCAAAATGGAAATGTTCCGCAGAATGGCAATGCTCAGCAGCAGGCAATCTCAAAGATTGAGTTTGAGGGAGTTGTGAAGGCCAACGGAGTTTTGGAAATTATGCCGGACGGGTATGGATTCCTGCGCTCTCCTGATTACAACTATTTGAATTCTCCTGATGATATTTATGTTTCACAGTCCCAAATTAAATTGTTCGGACTTAAGACCGGTGACACTGTATTTGGAGAAATTAAACCTCCAAGAGAGGGAGATAAATATTTTCCTTTGGTTAAGATTGACCAAATTAACGGCAGAGACCCCGCGTTCATAAGAGACAGAGTTCCATTTGATTTCTTAACTCCGCTGTTTCCAAATGAAAAGTTTGAGATTATAAAGAATGGACATAACAATCTGTCTTGCAGAGTTGTAGATATGTTTACCCCTATAGGAAAAGGACAGAGAGGTTTGATAGTTGCACAGCCAAAAACTGGTAAGACAGTGCTGCTTAAGGAGATAGCAAATGCTATTGCCGATAATCATCCGGAAGTTTACCTGATAGTTTTGCTTATAGACGAACGTCCGGAGGAGGTTACCGATATGGCCAGAAGCGTTAAGGCTGAGGTTGTTGCGTCAACATTTGATGAACCTGCGGAGAGACACGTAAAGGTTGCAAACATTGTGCTTGAAAAGTCCAAGAGACTTGTTGAGTGCGGCCATGATGTTGTCATTTTGCTGGATTCAATTACGCGTTTGGCGCGTGCTTATAATACCGTGCAACCTGCTAGCGGCAAGGTACTTAGCGGCGGCGTAGATGCAAATGCTTTGCACAAGCCAAAGAGATTTTTCGGAGCGGCGCGTAACGTTGAGAACGGAGGCTCTCTTACTATTATCGCGACAGCTTTGATTGATACCGGCTCTAAGATGGATGAGGTTATCTTTGAGGAATTCAAGGGAACCGGCAACATGGAACTTCAGCTGGACCGCAAGCTTTCCAACAAGAGAGTATTCCCTGCAGTTGACGTCACATTGAGTTCAACCCGTCGTGATGATTTGTTGCTAGACCCTGAGACTCTGCGTCGTACATGGATTCTGCGCAACCACTTGTCAGATATGACCAGCGTTGAGGCAATGGAATTTATGAAGAGCCGCCTGGAGCGTACTAACAGCAACGAGGAGTTCCTAATCTCAATGAATGGCGATGAATTGAAGTAA
- a CDS encoding DUF1573 domain-containing protein: MLKKSKKVSVATVKLFIISIFAVAAIMSQPLCAAAQTGHTIALRFNEVVHNFGKISIDSGAQKCQFVFTNVSSSPVAISNVLASCGCTVPSWSKAPIKPGEKGIIKVTFLNDQGPYPFDKTLSVYTTASQKPIMLRITGVVYEKDRPLAESFPAKFGPLGMKVYAQDAGQIEQGLYKILGENIVNLSNAKVTVKFVNPSKGLTIKVSPSVLGPGDVGKITYQINTKAAIHWGTTRYTADIVCNGKVVRPKFLAECMILTPYSSLSREQIENGPELFADSSTYNFGTARVFQKIKAVFTAKNSGLKPLRIYKVETNGASIKVDCPSYVRAGKKVTITAIATPLKRNSDEVFTITLVTNSPERPLVNLFMSGSVK, encoded by the coding sequence ATGTTAAAAAAGAGCAAAAAAGTATCTGTCGCGACAGTTAAATTATTCATTATAAGCATATTTGCAGTGGCAGCAATTATGTCGCAGCCGCTGTGCGCGGCAGCTCAGACAGGCCACACCATTGCACTTAGATTTAATGAAGTAGTTCATAACTTTGGTAAAATATCCATTGACTCAGGGGCGCAAAAATGCCAGTTTGTTTTTACAAATGTAAGTTCCTCTCCGGTTGCAATAAGCAACGTTCTGGCCTCATGCGGCTGCACCGTTCCATCATGGAGCAAAGCGCCAATCAAGCCTGGGGAAAAGGGTATAATAAAGGTTACTTTTTTGAATGACCAGGGACCGTACCCTTTTGATAAAACGCTGTCTGTCTATACCACAGCCTCTCAAAAGCCTATAATGCTGAGAATTACAGGAGTTGTGTATGAAAAAGACCGCCCCCTCGCTGAGTCATTCCCGGCAAAATTCGGCCCGCTTGGAATGAAAGTTTATGCGCAGGATGCGGGGCAAATAGAGCAGGGACTCTACAAAATTCTTGGAGAGAATATTGTTAATCTAAGCAACGCAAAAGTTACAGTAAAATTTGTCAACCCTTCTAAAGGTCTGACAATTAAAGTTTCCCCATCCGTACTTGGACCCGGGGACGTTGGAAAGATTACATACCAAATTAATACAAAAGCAGCAATACATTGGGGGACAACAAGATATACCGCAGATATTGTTTGCAACGGAAAAGTTGTACGTCCAAAGTTTTTGGCAGAATGCATGATTCTAACCCCCTATTCCTCTCTAAGCAGGGAGCAGATAGAAAACGGGCCTGAACTTTTTGCCGATTCCAGTACGTACAATTTTGGAACAGCAAGAGTTTTTCAAAAAATTAAGGCTGTATTTACCGCTAAGAATTCCGGGTTAAAACCGCTGCGAATATATAAAGTTGAGACAAACGGAGCATCTATAAAAGTTGACTGCCCATCCTATGTGCGTGCAGGTAAGAAAGTTACAATCACGGCAATTGCAACTCCGCTAAAGAGGAATTCTGATGAAGTGTTTACAATAACTTTGGTTACAAATTCACCGGAGAGACCGCTGGTTAATTTGTTTATGAGCGGTTCCGTTAAGTAG
- a CDS encoding putative manganese transporter translates to MSTYINIILEALRNAIMITGLVIIMMLLIEYLNIESRGKWFSKLKDSKPKQILLGSFLGVIPGCVGGFAAVSLFTHNLLSLGALTAMMAASAGDEAFVILATVPGKAPLLFALLLACGIGIGFLVDYVLFKKPHNKVCDEEYEIHKGEDSSVPSIFKADSYKVMMHPSKERLLLLAGIAIFIAAIFSGVFTEADVSASSNAAASAGGENLSGHKFVLNLFNEKWLDYFFAAVSVITIFLTATAKEHFIQEHIWHHLIKKHLPPVFLWSFGALVICGLLMMKVDLNALVSNYMPLVILMAVLVGIIPESGPHMIFVLLFANGTLPFYILLVNSLVQEGHVSLPLLAGSKSAWVKAKAVNAAAGLIIGFLCWIL, encoded by the coding sequence TTGAGCACGTACATTAACATAATACTTGAGGCGCTGCGCAACGCAATTATGATTACGGGTCTTGTAATCATAATGATGCTGCTGATTGAGTATCTGAACATTGAGAGCCGCGGCAAATGGTTCTCAAAACTAAAGGATTCCAAGCCAAAGCAAATTTTGCTTGGCTCTTTTCTTGGCGTAATCCCGGGATGCGTCGGAGGTTTTGCGGCAGTATCCCTTTTTACCCACAACCTTTTGAGCCTTGGCGCTCTTACGGCAATGATGGCGGCATCAGCTGGTGATGAGGCATTTGTAATACTCGCGACAGTTCCAGGAAAAGCTCCGCTGCTTTTTGCACTCCTTCTTGCATGCGGAATTGGAATAGGATTTCTTGTTGATTATGTGCTATTTAAGAAGCCGCACAATAAAGTCTGCGATGAAGAATATGAAATTCACAAGGGCGAGGACTCAAGCGTTCCGTCAATATTCAAAGCTGATTCTTACAAAGTTATGATGCATCCCAGCAAGGAGAGATTGCTGCTTCTTGCGGGAATTGCAATTTTTATTGCCGCAATATTTTCCGGAGTTTTTACAGAGGCCGATGTTTCAGCCTCCTCAAATGCAGCAGCTTCTGCAGGCGGAGAAAATCTGTCGGGACATAAATTTGTCCTAAATTTATTTAATGAAAAATGGCTGGATTACTTCTTCGCCGCAGTGAGCGTCATCACTATCTTCCTGACTGCCACTGCAAAAGAGCATTTCATACAAGAACACATCTGGCATCATCTGATAAAAAAACATCTGCCTCCCGTTTTCCTGTGGAGCTTTGGAGCGCTGGTAATCTGCGGGTTGCTGATGATGAAGGTAGATTTGAACGCGCTGGTAAGCAACTATATGCCGCTTGTGATTTTGATGGCGGTGCTGGTTGGAATCATTCCGGAGAGCGGGCCGCACATGATTTTTGTGCTGCTGTTTGCTAACGGTACGCTCCCCTTTTACATCCTGCTGGTCAACTCATTAGTACAAGAGGGACATGTAAGTTTGCCGCTGCTTGCAGGGAGCAAGTCTGCGTGGGTAAAGGCCAAAGCCGTGAATGCCGCGGCCGGGCTTATAATAGGATTTTTATGTTGGATTTTATAA
- the meaB gene encoding methylmalonyl Co-A mutase-associated GTPase MeaB, whose product MSRTTDNWPPKKSEEPNTALFENEGVKPLPSVNPYVKNFFKKKQKEMTAEDYLKGIFAGDTSVLGRAITLVESSLAEDRDIAKQLIIGCQEHVRKSKVKTMRIGITGVPGAGKSTFIEAFGSYITSRGHKLAVLAIDPTSERSKGSILGDKTRMETLANDPNAFIRPTPTGGSLGGVSRKTRETIVLCEAAGYDVVFIETVGVGQSETAVHSMSDFFLLLMLSGAGDDLQGIKRGIMEMSDLIAITKADGSNTDKAEGAKALYASALHLFPPTDSGWVPTAVTSSAVTKKGLPEILKKIEEYFKLVKKNGYYEYRRREQAKYWMYESINEELRNKFYDNPAIAAALQKYEDKVLAGKVDSFLAAEKLMELYKEQIEHVH is encoded by the coding sequence ATGAGCAGAACAACAGATAACTGGCCACCTAAAAAGAGTGAAGAGCCTAACACCGCATTATTTGAAAATGAGGGTGTTAAACCGCTTCCTTCAGTTAACCCCTATGTTAAAAATTTCTTTAAGAAAAAGCAGAAAGAGATGACCGCGGAGGATTATCTTAAGGGTATTTTTGCAGGTGACACTTCTGTACTTGGCCGTGCTATCACATTAGTGGAGAGCTCATTAGCGGAGGACAGGGATATTGCAAAACAATTAATCATAGGTTGCCAGGAACATGTTCGCAAGAGCAAAGTAAAGACAATGAGGATTGGAATTACGGGAGTGCCCGGTGCCGGAAAGAGCACATTTATAGAGGCTTTCGGGAGCTATATAACATCCCGCGGTCATAAGCTTGCCGTACTTGCAATTGACCCTACCAGCGAGAGAAGCAAGGGGAGCATTCTTGGAGACAAAACTAGAATGGAGACTTTGGCCAATGACCCTAATGCTTTTATAAGGCCCACACCTACAGGAGGTTCACTCGGCGGAGTTTCACGCAAAACCAGGGAGACAATTGTACTTTGTGAGGCGGCCGGATATGATGTAGTTTTCATTGAGACCGTTGGCGTAGGCCAAAGCGAAACAGCTGTTCACTCAATGAGCGATTTCTTTTTGCTTCTGATGCTTTCAGGCGCCGGTGATGATTTGCAGGGGATAAAAAGAGGCATTATGGAGATGAGCGATTTAATAGCAATTACCAAAGCGGACGGAAGCAATACGGATAAGGCAGAAGGAGCAAAAGCTCTTTATGCCAGCGCATTGCATCTATTTCCTCCTACTGATTCAGGATGGGTTCCAACTGCCGTAACATCTTCCGCCGTTACCAAAAAAGGGCTGCCTGAAATTTTGAAAAAAATAGAGGAGTATTTTAAACTTGTTAAGAAAAACGGATACTATGAATACCGTCGCAGAGAACAGGCAAAATACTGGATGTACGAGAGCATAAATGAAGAGCTGCGCAATAAATTCTATGACAATCCCGCTATTGCGGCGGCGCTGCAAAAATATGAAGATAAGGTACTTGCAGGAAAAGTAGATTCATTCCTTGCAGCTGAAAAATTGATGGAGCTTTACAAAGAGCAAATTGAGCACGTACATTAA
- a CDS encoding 4Fe-4S binding protein — MAYKISTDCAACGTCKDECPVGAISAGDIYKIDPNLCTECGTCAQACPMGAISKE, encoded by the coding sequence ATGGCTTACAAAATTTCAACTGATTGCGCAGCTTGCGGAACATGTAAAGATGAGTGCCCAGTAGGAGCTATTTCTGCCGGCGATATTTACAAGATTGATCCTAATCTATGCACAGAGTGCGGTACTTGCGCTCAGGCATGCCCTATGGGAGCAATTTCCAAGGAATAA
- a CDS encoding insulinase family protein produces the protein MKLFKKLLTAALAIAVLLTTAGGNVFAQKKVAKKVAVKDYEVVKNDPTHTRIYTLPNGLKVYMSVTKKEPRIQTYIAVRTGSKNDPHETTGLSHYLEHIMFKGTTHYGTINYAKEKPMLDQIEKEFEYYRTLKDPAARKAEYHKIDSISFEASKLFVANEYDKLMGTLGSKNSNAFTSYDMTVYQEDIPSNQVEAWAKIQSDRFENMVIRGFHTELEAVYEEDNLGLSNDQERAFDTLMFATFRKHPYGLQTTIGTQENLKNPSITNIWKHFHNFYVPNNVAICMAGDFDPDQAIATIRKYFGNWKRNDNLKLLKFEDEEPIAKHIEKTVYGQESPMIYIGWRFPSAYRDGRAISNIEDTLYMVSNILSNHGNAGLIDMNVNRQQKVLSGFAGKEGLTDYSLFLLGGEPKEGQSLAEVKDILFEQMEKVKKGDFDESMLTAIVNNYKRFQMQSLDNYQYRAQMMFSSFIDRTPWNFTINEGERLSKIKKADVVKFVNKYFGDNYVQVNKVVGVEKGIQKIEKPEITAINTNRDTSSQFLRDMEKMIKAAKPIEPVYVDFNKEMSIGKNATGQDIYYKHNDDNTLFSLTYYFQNGSNDNNKLDYALNYFDNLGTDKLSSDQIKSKLYTLACSASARCNEHTTSVTINGLSENMKQASDIYEDLLANVKPDEGLLAKMKENWKKQLLNAKSDKDANADALETYTIYGAVNPQTCSLKPAEIDKLTAEELVNVVKDLFKHQYSVIYYGPLAKDKAVAELNAMHKGSENLAVYAPSRSFAVLDSKQPTIFIAPYKATQINLYGICNYGEKFNPKDWALIRLFDTYFGSGMSSIVFQDLREAKGLAYHADARHIFPYFNDREPLYYEALIYTQNDKMIDAMNAYALIFKNMPVSQKSFDVAKSNSLQNLATTRYTGENVIWYYLSMKRRGFDYDANKDIYNNLKTLNLQSIIDYQKSNISGRNFNIGIIGNTEELDFTPIEERAYGKIVRLTTQDIFGY, from the coding sequence ATGAAGTTATTTAAGAAATTGCTCACAGCTGCGCTTGCAATTGCGGTGCTGCTTACAACTGCTGGCGGCAATGTTTTTGCACAGAAAAAAGTTGCAAAGAAAGTTGCTGTAAAAGACTATGAGGTTGTTAAAAATGACCCCACTCACACCAGAATCTACACTTTGCCTAATGGCCTAAAAGTGTATATGTCAGTCACTAAGAAGGAACCAAGAATTCAAACTTATATTGCCGTAAGAACGGGAAGCAAGAATGACCCTCATGAGACTACGGGTCTTTCACACTACCTGGAGCATATAATGTTTAAAGGTACAACTCATTATGGAACAATAAATTATGCCAAAGAGAAACCTATGCTGGATCAGATTGAGAAGGAGTTTGAATACTATAGAACTCTTAAGGATCCTGCTGCGCGCAAGGCTGAATATCACAAGATTGACAGCATATCTTTTGAAGCATCAAAACTTTTTGTTGCCAATGAGTATGACAAATTGATGGGAACGCTTGGCTCTAAAAATTCCAATGCATTCACCTCTTATGATATGACAGTATATCAGGAGGATATCCCTTCCAACCAGGTTGAGGCATGGGCTAAAATACAGAGCGACAGATTTGAAAACATGGTTATCCGCGGATTCCATACGGAGCTTGAAGCTGTTTATGAGGAGGATAATCTTGGACTTTCAAATGACCAGGAGAGAGCATTTGATACTTTGATGTTTGCAACTTTCAGAAAGCACCCTTACGGATTGCAGACTACTATCGGAACTCAGGAGAACCTTAAAAACCCTTCAATTACAAATATTTGGAAGCATTTTCATAATTTCTATGTTCCAAACAATGTTGCAATTTGCATGGCGGGAGATTTTGACCCTGACCAGGCAATAGCCACTATCAGAAAATATTTTGGCAACTGGAAGAGGAATGATAATCTTAAGCTTCTTAAGTTTGAAGATGAGGAACCAATTGCAAAACACATAGAGAAAACAGTTTACGGACAAGAGTCTCCGATGATTTATATCGGCTGGAGATTCCCTTCCGCATACAGAGACGGACGTGCAATATCCAACATTGAAGATACCCTTTACATGGTAAGCAATATTTTGAGCAATCACGGAAATGCCGGATTGATTGATATGAATGTTAACAGGCAGCAAAAAGTTCTTAGCGGTTTTGCAGGCAAAGAGGGGTTGACAGATTACAGTCTGTTCTTATTGGGCGGAGAACCTAAAGAGGGACAGAGCCTTGCAGAGGTTAAGGATATCCTTTTTGAGCAGATGGAAAAAGTTAAGAAAGGAGATTTTGATGAGTCTATGCTAACTGCAATTGTAAATAATTACAAGCGTTTCCAGATGCAGAGTTTGGATAATTATCAGTACAGGGCACAAATGATGTTCAGCAGTTTCATTGACAGAACTCCTTGGAATTTTACCATCAATGAGGGGGAGAGATTGAGCAAAATTAAGAAGGCTGACGTTGTAAAATTTGTCAATAAATATTTTGGAGACAATTATGTTCAGGTAAATAAAGTTGTTGGAGTAGAGAAGGGAATTCAAAAGATAGAGAAACCTGAGATTACTGCAATTAATACAAACAGAGACACTTCCAGCCAGTTCCTTAGAGACATGGAGAAGATGATTAAAGCTGCAAAACCAATTGAACCGGTTTATGTAGATTTTAACAAGGAGATGTCAATAGGCAAGAATGCTACCGGTCAGGATATTTATTATAAGCATAATGATGATAATACATTATTCTCTCTGACGTATTATTTCCAGAACGGCAGCAATGATAATAACAAGCTTGATTATGCTCTTAATTATTTTGATAATCTTGGTACGGATAAACTTTCTTCTGACCAGATTAAATCAAAACTTTATACGCTCGCATGTTCTGCATCAGCACGTTGCAATGAGCATACAACTTCTGTTACAATAAACGGATTAAGCGAGAATATGAAGCAGGCATCAGATATTTATGAGGATTTGCTTGCCAATGTAAAGCCTGATGAAGGGTTGCTTGCCAAGATGAAAGAGAATTGGAAGAAGCAGCTGCTTAATGCAAAGAGCGATAAGGATGCAAATGCCGACGCTTTGGAGACTTATACTATTTACGGTGCTGTGAATCCTCAGACTTGCAGCTTAAAACCTGCTGAAATAGATAAGCTTACAGCAGAGGAACTTGTTAACGTTGTTAAAGATTTGTTTAAGCATCAATACTCAGTTATATACTATGGACCTCTTGCAAAAGACAAAGCTGTCGCTGAGCTAAATGCAATGCATAAAGGTTCTGAGAATCTTGCAGTTTATGCTCCTTCCAGAAGTTTTGCAGTGCTTGATTCTAAGCAGCCTACAATCTTTATTGCTCCCTATAAAGCAACTCAGATTAACCTGTACGGTATCTGCAATTACGGAGAGAAATTTAATCCTAAGGATTGGGCTCTTATAAGGTTGTTTGATACTTATTTTGGCTCCGGAATGAGCTCTATAGTTTTCCAGGATTTAAGAGAGGCCAAAGGTCTTGCATATCACGCAGACGCACGCCATATCTTCCCTTATTTCAATGATAGGGAACCTCTTTACTATGAGGCTTTGATTTACACTCAGAATGATAAGATGATTGATGCAATGAATGCTTATGCTTTGATATTTAAAAACATGCCTGTTTCTCAGAAGTCATTTGACGTTGCAAAATCAAATTCTCTGCAGAATCTTGCAACTACCAGATATACGGGCGAAAATGTTATATGGTATTACTTGAGCATGAAGAGGCGTGGCTTTGATTATGATGCCAACAAAGATATTTATAACAACCTTAAAACCCTTAATTTGCAGTCAATTATAGATTATCAGAAAAGTAATATAAGTGGCCGCAACTTTAATATAGGAATTATCGGCAACACAGAAGAACTTGATTTTACGCCGATTGAAGAGAGAGCATACGGCAAAATTGTCAGACTGACAACGCAAGATATATTCGGATATTAA
- a CDS encoding RidA family protein produces MKKVVASPKAPAAVGTYSQAIIADNTLYASGQLPIDPATGNFVKGGFKEQLAQSLTNLKNVLESENYKLSDAVKVTVYLSDMSNFASLNEVYAKFFAQPYPARVAFEVAALPKGALVEVDLIAVK; encoded by the coding sequence ATGAAAAAAGTAGTAGCATCACCAAAAGCGCCGGCAGCTGTAGGAACTTACAGCCAGGCAATTATAGCGGATAACACATTGTATGCAAGCGGTCAGCTTCCAATTGACCCTGCAACAGGAAATTTTGTAAAGGGCGGCTTCAAAGAGCAACTTGCACAGTCCCTTACTAACCTTAAAAATGTTTTGGAATCTGAAAATTACAAGCTTTCAGACGCAGTAAAGGTTACCGTGTATCTATCTGACATGTCTAACTTTGCATCATTAAATGAAGTTTATGCAAAATTCTTTGCACAACCTTACCCTGCACGCGTAGCATTTGAGGTTGCCGCGCTGCCAAAGGGTGCATTAGTGGAAGTTGATTTGATTGCTGTAAAATAG